One segment of Chloroflexota bacterium DNA contains the following:
- a CDS encoding SIR2 family protein encodes MILVFAGAGASAAVNPEQYPTTTEFFSRVPSEIRKSPWFREASLFLKSVDNDSRIDIEKVLGTLAEMRDYCTKSSDTTAFPGWVLQPGQNRFSRLAETSEGELIDYDPFASLNDILESMKKTVRSLDELEDDINRLVYELYAARPNHEALETWVNLLQFLHRHDLHTEVFTTNYDLVLEDAILAGGLSESIGTGRVTDGVNSTIDLDKWHSTSEEIVPTFSGPGLLTKLHGSVDWQRGSDGRIIVGSSRFTGEHQNHILIYPGFKGEPQDEPFSSFHNRLRLVAERATAAIFIGYAFRDEFINEVLSDIRPKITKFVINKEQTAPSLDFLSGSAHFEEGFTEDSVQAFKRLLV; translated from the coding sequence TTGATACTTGTATTTGCTGGAGCCGGCGCGTCAGCAGCAGTCAATCCTGAACAATATCCCACAACGACCGAGTTCTTTAGTCGTGTCCCTAGTGAGATTAGAAAGAGTCCCTGGTTCAGGGAAGCCTCTTTGTTCCTCAAGTCAGTCGACAACGATAGTCGGATTGACATTGAGAAAGTTCTTGGCACATTAGCCGAAATGCGAGACTATTGCACCAAGTCTTCAGACACCACTGCTTTCCCTGGCTGGGTTTTACAGCCTGGTCAGAATCGCTTTTCGAGACTCGCCGAGACAAGCGAAGGCGAACTCATCGACTACGATCCATTCGCCTCTCTAAATGACATCTTGGAGTCAATGAAAAAAACCGTCCGCTCTTTAGATGAGCTTGAAGACGACATCAACAGGCTTGTGTATGAGTTGTATGCCGCGAGACCCAATCATGAAGCATTAGAAACATGGGTCAATTTGCTTCAGTTTCTTCATAGGCACGATCTTCATACCGAAGTGTTTACGACGAACTATGACCTTGTGCTAGAAGACGCTATCCTTGCAGGAGGTCTAAGCGAGAGTATTGGGACAGGTAGAGTCACAGACGGCGTCAACTCCACGATTGACCTAGACAAATGGCACTCTACATCCGAGGAAATCGTTCCTACTTTCTCTGGCCCTGGGCTGTTGACAAAGCTACACGGTTCCGTGGATTGGCAGCGGGGCTCCGATGGAAGGATCATCGTTGGGTCATCACGGTTCACAGGAGAACATCAGAATCACATCTTGATCTATCCCGGGTTCAAGGGCGAGCCTCAGGACGAACCCTTCTCGTCGTTCCACAATCGCTTGCGGCTAGTTGCGGAGAGAGCGACAGCTGCCATCTTTATTGGTTACGCCTTCCGGGATGAATTCATCAATGAAGTTCTGTCAGATATTCGGCCTAAGATTACTAAGTTCGTTATAAACAAGGAGCAAACGGCACCCAGTCTAGACTTTCTAAGTGGATCAGCTCACTTTGAGGAAGGATTTACGGAAGACTCAGTGCAAGCATTCAAGAGGCTATTGGTCTAA